The following proteins come from a genomic window of Vallitaleaceae bacterium 9-2:
- a CDS encoding VanW family protein, translating to MARKLFCELHPLAYKLAVIKGILCRKITWIKNSSQYAKTFSEDKLPQKIYTHSSLIRRKLGDVDMRLQNNKAINLSLAAPKINGVLIQPGETFSFWRLVGNCSEKKGYKEGLVIKSGKISQGIGGGMCQLSNLVHWMILHSPLTIVEHHHHNQIDMFPDFGRQVPFGSGTSIMYNYLDYQVKNETDQTFQLIVYTTDTHLCGELRSERELSHSYHVYEENSWFVKEPDGYYRTNEIYVKIVNKTTGDVIARHRIIKNYSKVVYDAEFIPLDRIKEKNYNVSEA from the coding sequence ATGGCAAGAAAGCTGTTTTGTGAACTCCATCCGCTAGCGTATAAGCTTGCTGTAATAAAAGGGATTCTGTGTCGAAAAATTACATGGATTAAAAATAGTAGTCAATATGCAAAAACTTTTTCGGAAGATAAATTACCACAAAAAATATACACACATTCCTCGTTGATACGAAGAAAATTAGGGGATGTAGATATGCGCCTTCAAAACAACAAAGCTATTAATTTGAGCCTAGCAGCGCCTAAAATTAATGGAGTGTTGATTCAGCCAGGTGAAACCTTTTCGTTTTGGCGACTTGTGGGAAATTGTAGTGAAAAAAAGGGCTATAAAGAAGGACTAGTTATAAAATCAGGAAAAATTAGTCAAGGAATCGGAGGTGGGATGTGTCAGCTAAGCAATTTAGTCCATTGGATGATTTTACATAGTCCATTGACCATTGTAGAGCATCACCATCATAATCAAATTGATATGTTTCCGGATTTTGGACGCCAAGTTCCTTTTGGGAGCGGAACGTCTATAATGTATAACTATTTAGACTATCAGGTGAAAAATGAGACGGATCAGACGTTTCAATTAATTGTATATACGACAGATACCCATCTTTGCGGGGAGCTAAGAAGTGAACGTGAACTTAGCCATTCATATCATGTATATGAAGAGAACAGCTGGTTTGTTAAGGAGCCAGATGGATATTATCGTACTAATGAGATTTATGTCAAAATAGTCAATAAGACGACAGGTGATGTAATAGCTAGACATAGGATTATTAAAAATTATTCTAAGGTAGTGTATGATGCAGAATTTATTCCCCTCGATAGAATAAAAGAGAAAAATTATAATGTAAGTGAAGCATAA
- a CDS encoding ADP-ribosylglycohydrolase family protein → MNKNTIKGLIYGAFIGDAIALGPHWIYDTSKIQQHFAPISSYTDPRHTNFHPNKSAGDFTHYGDQALLLLKSIAKHKDFHIDAFKKEWITLMTNSDIYVDAASKESLKRLQDSNRGSDSDELGGFARSAPLFALEDIQEEDILDQIRLTHTDPQLLTIARYLIRVLKDVLHGTSIETSLLSHKDIDPFIAQSYNEARVRPDNIVERIKAIGQNCHSPFALPAVLTIALNEETLESALIQNTYAGGDSAARGMVLGMLYGARDGYHELPKDWVHGLNSFKTLEESLNQVLI, encoded by the coding sequence ATGAATAAAAATACTATTAAAGGCTTAATCTACGGCGCCTTTATCGGCGATGCCATAGCGCTAGGCCCTCACTGGATATATGACACTTCAAAAATACAGCAACATTTTGCACCAATTTCCAGTTATACCGATCCTCGACATACTAATTTTCATCCGAATAAATCCGCAGGAGATTTTACCCATTATGGAGACCAGGCTTTACTTTTGCTTAAATCCATCGCAAAACATAAAGATTTCCATATCGATGCGTTTAAAAAAGAGTGGATAACCTTAATGACAAACAGCGATATATATGTTGACGCGGCCTCCAAAGAATCGTTAAAGCGCCTGCAAGATAGCAATCGCGGCTCAGATAGCGATGAATTAGGTGGATTTGCTCGAAGTGCACCACTGTTTGCTCTTGAAGATATTCAAGAAGAAGACATACTTGATCAAATACGCCTAACACATACGGACCCACAATTATTAACAATTGCTCGCTATCTTATCCGCGTATTAAAAGATGTTCTTCATGGAACTTCTATTGAGACAAGTTTACTATCCCATAAAGATATTGATCCATTTATTGCACAATCCTATAATGAGGCACGTGTTCGTCCAGATAATATAGTTGAGCGCATTAAAGCCATCGGTCAAAATTGCCATTCGCCTTTTGCATTACCTGCTGTTTTAACGATTGCGCTAAATGAAGAGACTCTTGAATCAGCGCTTATTCAAAACACCTATGCCGGCGGTGATAGTGCAGCTAGAGGTATGGTCCTTGGCATGTTATATGGAGCTAGGGACGGCTATCATGAACTACCCAAGGATTGGGTCCACGGACTTAACTCTTTTAAAACGCTTGAAGAATCTTTAAATCAAGTACTCATATAA
- the lysA gene encoding diaminopimelate decarboxylase — protein sequence MLGLNNAVTQANNFYGNTSPIELVEKYGSPLYVYNESIFRERCRELKNLVTYKNFSVNFSVKANGNLSLLKIAKEEGLNADAMSPGEIYVEELAGFKPEDILYISNNVSADEMQFAIERDITISVDSLSQLEMYGKLNPGGKICIRFNPGVGAGHHEKVVTGGKKTKFGVAIDDIPVVKKILETYTLKLVGINQHIGSLFMDGDKYIEGAQSILDIAKNFEALDFIDMGGGFGIPYKKLSSEPRLNLKHLGERLDKVLHDFAKDYGKDVTFKIEPGRYVVAEAGVLLGEVHAIKENFGITYVGTDIGFNVLKRPVMYDSHHDIEVYRKENIPSKNSHPVTLVGNICESGDILAQDRLLPQIMEKDILGVLDAGAYGYCMASNYNNRLRPAEVLIDCDGNDHLIRRRDTYEDLVRNFNL from the coding sequence ATGTTAGGATTAAATAATGCTGTTACACAAGCCAATAACTTTTATGGAAACACTTCTCCCATCGAACTAGTTGAAAAATATGGTTCCCCGCTCTATGTCTACAATGAATCAATTTTTCGTGAGCGCTGTCGCGAACTCAAAAATCTTGTTACCTATAAAAATTTTTCCGTTAATTTTTCTGTAAAAGCTAATGGAAATCTCAGTTTGCTCAAAATCGCCAAAGAAGAAGGCTTAAATGCTGATGCTATGAGTCCAGGTGAAATCTATGTTGAAGAACTGGCTGGCTTTAAGCCCGAGGATATCCTATATATTAGTAATAATGTATCTGCCGATGAAATGCAGTTTGCCATTGAACGAGACATCACTATCAGTGTGGATTCATTATCTCAACTTGAAATGTATGGAAAGTTAAATCCCGGCGGTAAAATTTGCATACGATTCAACCCAGGGGTTGGTGCAGGACATCATGAAAAAGTCGTTACCGGCGGTAAAAAAACAAAGTTTGGCGTGGCAATCGACGATATTCCTGTTGTTAAAAAAATTCTTGAAACTTACACGCTTAAGCTCGTCGGTATTAATCAGCATATTGGTTCATTGTTTATGGATGGAGATAAATATATCGAGGGTGCCCAGTCCATCCTTGATATCGCTAAAAACTTTGAGGCTCTTGATTTTATTGATATGGGCGGTGGCTTTGGTATTCCTTACAAAAAATTATCATCTGAACCTCGTCTTAACCTTAAGCATCTTGGTGAACGCCTTGACAAAGTTTTACATGATTTTGCAAAGGACTATGGAAAAGATGTCACTTTTAAAATCGAACCCGGTCGCTATGTCGTTGCTGAAGCCGGCGTATTACTCGGCGAAGTCCATGCAATCAAAGAAAACTTCGGCATTACCTATGTAGGCACTGATATTGGTTTTAATGTTCTAAAACGTCCGGTAATGTATGACAGCCATCATGACATTGAAGTATATCGAAAAGAAAATATTCCTTCAAAAAATTCCCATCCTGTTACACTCGTAGGAAACATCTGTGAAAGTGGAGACATCTTAGCACAAGACCGTCTTCTACCACAAATAATGGAAAAAGATATTCTCGGTGTCTTAGATGCTGGTGCATATGGATATTGCATGGCTTCCAACTATAACAATCGTTTACGTCCTGCCGAAGTTTTGATTGACTGTGATGGCAACGATCATCTTATTCGACGTCGTGATACTTACGAAGATCTTGTACGCAATTTTAATCTCTAA
- a CDS encoding helix-turn-helix domain-containing protein, which produces MNLQEALKKLGLTQQEAILYINLCQSQSMTGYEAAKISGISRSNAYASLSNLVDKGFAYTIDGNPVHYVAISKEDLIANAKRDFSKVLTSIEERLSTQPLTSEPYLTVSGENAILDRLKNMVLQAKSRIYLSIDHHILDQIEEELIIACEKKLKVVILSSRDISCGEHTYYHSDRLASIKVIADTEEILAGTLHQCLYSKNETLVHIIRESIIDEITLITERRH; this is translated from the coding sequence ATGAACCTACAAGAAGCCTTGAAAAAATTAGGCTTAACACAACAAGAGGCTATTTTGTATATTAATCTCTGTCAATCACAAAGCATGACAGGATATGAAGCGGCAAAGATCAGTGGCATCTCGCGTTCAAATGCATACGCGTCGCTGTCTAATCTGGTGGACAAAGGCTTTGCATATACTATTGATGGTAATCCGGTTCACTATGTTGCTATTTCCAAAGAAGATCTTATCGCTAATGCCAAACGCGACTTTTCCAAGGTGCTCACCTCAATTGAAGAGCGTCTATCAACACAGCCATTAACAAGTGAACCCTATTTAACGGTTTCTGGCGAGAATGCGATATTGGATCGTCTCAAAAATATGGTTCTTCAAGCAAAGTCACGAATATATTTGTCTATTGATCATCACATTCTAGATCAAATTGAAGAAGAGCTGATTATTGCTTGTGAGAAAAAACTCAAAGTTGTCATTTTATCTTCAAGAGATATTTCTTGTGGCGAACACACCTACTATCATTCCGATCGACTTGCTTCAATTAAAGTCATCGCGGATACCGAAGAAATTCTTGCAGGTACTTTGCATCAATGTTTATATTCAAAAAATGAAACATTAGTACATATTATTCGCGAATCAATTATTGATGAAATAACCCTTATCACCGAAAGGAGACACTAG
- a CDS encoding replication-associated recombination protein A — translation MDIFDMIQNKTLEKDAPLAARIRPKTLDEVVGQEHILGKDKLLYRAIKADKLGSLILYGPPGTGKTTLAKVIANTTKSHFIQLNATIAGKKDIQQVVEEAKDNLSLTMKKTILFIDEIHRFNKAQQDALLPHVEDGTVTLIGATTENPYFEVNSALVSRSRIFELKPLTSENIKALIYRSIQEDIRLKEQKIDIEEAAVTFLADISGGDARAALNAIELASLTTDPDEAGVIHLTLPVVEECIQKRAIGYDKKGDNHYDTISAFIKSMRGSDPDAAIYYLARMLYAGEDPKFIARRIVICAAEDVGNADPQALVLANAAASAINFIGMPEGQIILCQAAAYVATAPKSNAAVNAIFAALADVKEQSIKTIPPHLQDAHYRGAGDLGHGIGYKYAHDYKNHYVEQQFLPDELVGTTYYAPANHGYEKKIQEWMAFIQDEAKDKKN, via the coding sequence ATGGATATTTTTGATATGATACAAAACAAGACATTAGAAAAAGATGCGCCCTTGGCAGCGCGTATTCGTCCTAAGACATTGGATGAAGTTGTTGGTCAAGAGCATATATTAGGAAAAGATAAATTATTGTATCGTGCAATAAAAGCAGATAAATTAGGTTCGTTGATACTTTATGGTCCGCCAGGAACGGGAAAGACGACGTTGGCAAAAGTCATTGCCAATACTACAAAGTCACACTTTATTCAGCTTAATGCAACGATTGCAGGCAAAAAAGATATTCAGCAGGTTGTTGAAGAAGCCAAAGATAATCTTTCATTAACAATGAAAAAAACGATTTTATTTATTGATGAGATTCATCGCTTCAATAAGGCGCAACAAGATGCATTGTTGCCCCATGTCGAAGATGGGACCGTAACCCTTATCGGTGCAACGACAGAAAACCCTTACTTTGAAGTGAACAGTGCATTGGTTTCACGATCGAGAATTTTTGAATTAAAGCCATTGACTTCTGAAAATATCAAGGCATTGATATATCGAAGTATCCAAGAAGATATCCGATTAAAAGAACAAAAAATCGACATAGAAGAGGCGGCAGTTACATTTCTTGCAGATATCTCAGGAGGAGATGCAAGAGCAGCGCTTAATGCAATTGAGCTGGCTAGTTTGACGACAGATCCTGATGAAGCAGGCGTAATACATTTGACTTTGCCTGTGGTGGAAGAGTGCATCCAAAAACGAGCGATTGGCTATGATAAAAAAGGTGATAATCATTATGATACGATTTCAGCGTTTATTAAAAGTATGCGAGGTTCGGATCCGGATGCTGCAATCTATTATCTTGCGCGTATGCTGTATGCAGGAGAGGACCCAAAGTTCATTGCAAGGCGCATTGTGATTTGTGCAGCTGAAGATGTGGGAAATGCAGATCCTCAAGCCTTAGTTCTTGCCAACGCAGCAGCTTCAGCAATTAATTTTATAGGAATGCCAGAGGGCCAAATCATCCTTTGTCAAGCTGCAGCCTATGTCGCAACAGCGCCAAAGTCTAATGCGGCAGTTAATGCAATTTTTGCCGCATTAGCGGATGTCAAAGAGCAGTCCATAAAAACTATTCCACCACATCTACAAGATGCGCATTATCGCGGAGCAGGTGATTTGGGGCATGGAATAGGATATAAATATGCTCATGATTATAAAAACCACTATGTTGAGCAGCAGTTTTTACCAGATGAACTTGTAGGTACAACATATTATGCACCTGCTAATCATGGATATGAAAAAAAGATTCAAGAGTGGATGGCGTTTATTCAAGATGAAGCTAAAGATAAAAAAAATTAG